The region ATCTCgtataaatgacaaaattattttcaaagtgtTGGTATTAGCAGTTAGCTTCGCGAcaggtggttctggttctgttctttGTGCAGTccagtgtttttcttcagatgGCTTCCTTCTGCCCCCTTTGCTGAATACAGATAAGCAGGGACTGAATATTTTATGCATATTTAAATTCCACGAGGATATTTATGTCCAACAGGGTCAAACAGAGAAGCCAAACTCATCAGAAAGCCAGTCGGCAAAGAGAAAAGTTGGACTCTCGATCACTTCAGTGGAGTCTCACAGCTCTGCTATGTTCAGGAAGGCCAACACAAACCcagttatttatatatatttacatttggttgtgtattttcttgcacTATTACCAAGTTATAGTTGAAAACCCGTcctagtttttagtttttccttatttttatttgaagagtGATGCTTTCAGTTGCCTTTTATTATACTGAATACTGCTGTAAAATATATACTCCCTGAGATTATGGTCTGTAATCAGACATTAAACTGGAGCTGACTGACTGTATCCTAAATTTTGCTTTGCATTTTTAGTTCAACTCAGTCGAACTTAATGAGCATCTTCTgactttttctgctctttttttggctttaaactAAATTGTGCTCCACTGACACACTGACTGATTTAATTAATGACTTTTTAATGAAGTCACACTTCTCTTTATTCTTCTGCCTGTGAGccatacaacaataaaaagctgaattagTACGACACCCTATTGCAGCTTTATTGGCGTGTTAAAAGTGATTTAAGCAGCGGTTTGCATCTGATGTCTCCTGTGAGATCCAGAAGTGGCTCTTTCCTCTGgagctttgtgctttttatttccttttcttattgtaatttaaatgtttttatttcttatttttctctcaaacaGGTGGTCTCTGTGGTTCTTCAAGAACGACCGGAGCAAAACATGGCAGGCCAACCTGCGACTTATCTCTAAATTTGACACAGTTGAAGATTTTTGGGCGTAAGGAGCTATAAACGTCAGACTTTCTGAACTTTGTTTGAAAGACTGAAGGAGTGAAATATTCCTGAGTGTGTTTCTGAACCCTTTGAAAGTTAAACGCAGTGATGTTGGTCTCTGTTTCAGTCTCTACAACCACATCCAGTTATCAAGCAACCTCATGTCTGGCTGCGACTACTCTCTTTTTAAGGTAGGCTGGATTTACTTCTTATTGAAGGAAATTTGCTCACCTTTTTGTCAGGTTtacatgtttcttttattctgttctcAACACTGTTCCTGACTGATGTGCCTGTATTTACAGATTAAACCCTGACATGAGTTTTACTCTCGTTTTTCTCATAACAACAGCTTCTCTTTAAGCCAAGACACAAAAGGCCGAAAGACTTTTCTTGACGATAGTGgagaattaattattttttcttcttgtcttatttattttcctgtaaagcactttggtcctgtgtttgtttaaagtaaaaataataatgtaaaataatacaaaaaacaaaacgcaaatacatttaaaatctgaaaaaaaagaaaataaatggaagaaaacggaagtttaaaactacatttgcttttgaaataaattaccAGTAAAtgacatttactgtaaacagaTAAACTGAACAGACTTGCAAAAAATTAGTGAATAAAAAGTCATCAAAACTAACTTCAGTCTCCAGTTCTGCAGGAACAGAAGTTGGTAATTAAATAGAAAAGCTGGTTTTTCGGGCTGATAAAAGGTTGTAACAGAAATCTTGagacagtttttacatttttttttgtatttaggtgGTTACTGATTTTATTCATCAGCTAACACAACAATTATACTAAGATacattaaattttctttaatataattttatttcccATCTTCAGTTCTTCAAACTTGAATGAAATGTGTTCCTGGCCAGATgaaccttttctgtttctgattagttatataaataattgaaaaaagtAGGAATCACATCAGAAGTTTCAACCAAAAGCcaagaaaaaacagaatgaagtTAGTTTTTTATACCAGAATATATGTTACATTTCAAAGTTTGTGGAAGCTTGGtattctttaaaaactccagtaGTTTGGTGAGAAATCTTTATTTGCtaaatgtttgagtttaatATTAGAGCTGCTCTGAAACTGTGCTGAACTGTCTCACTAACAGCAGGCAGTGTCTGAAGTTGGACTCCACAGATTCTGAATGTGTTTTACCATTCGTGCAGGACGGTATTGAACCCATGTGGGAGGATGAGAGGAACAAGCGTGGTGGACGTTGGCTCATCACACTTACCAAACAGCAGAGGAAACCAGACCTGGATCGCTTCTGGCTGGAAACTGTACGTTCGACTTCGCCTGCTCTGTTACTCAAATCAAGCGCACTATTAATCATTTCTGCCCCCCTTTCCCTAAAGGAGTACATTTATTACCTGCTGGCAGCCATAATTAGAGACAATACTCTGTCATCACACTTGTTGCCTGCAGAAATGGGTGATTACATCCTGTTGTAGCTCTGAGCCACAGATCAGATGGCTTTATTGTTGTTGCCATCTGTTTTATCTATATCTCACACAGTATGCTGTTGTCTTGGCTGTGAGCTGAGCTAATGGTGAGGAATCACAGCCCTGTCAAAGAAAAGGaatggaaaacatttagttgGTGGCTGCTGAGCCTCACAGTTTTGTGGCGAGCTCTCTCGCTGCTCTTAGGGTCACTGGCTGTGATGAACAGACATTTGGTGAGCTGTGTCCTGCAAGTAAGCAAAACAAGGCTTGCTGTACAATAacttactttctttttattgtggCAACATGCATGTTATGTGTTTTAATATATCTTTACTTGAAGATAAAGGATAGATCCACAATTATTCTGTAAAATGCTCACTGAAAGTAATAACAGGTCCAGCTCATTATTATCATCCtgcataaaaagtgttttagaaacatttttgcaaatacAAGCTAATTGGATAATAAAAAGTCCtcttaaaaactttaaataaatagtttgtgaTGGGTTAGAATATGTTATGTGGTGTCATTATGatcagtcagtatcttacctacAGCAGGCAGCacgatctcagtttggagaatcagtgAAATTCTCACAGAGGAGCCACAGCAGGGTTTGTTCAAAAGCTGATTTCACCAAAACCATTCCAAGCAGTTCAGCAAAACAAAGGATTCAGgtctttttatactttattaCTTTTGCACAAAACCGttgtccactttgtctcagttTTCTCTACTGAACAACATGTTGCACAAACTAGGGATCAGTAGTGATTTTTGAACATTAGAAGTTTAGTTAAAATGGCTGAATtggaaaaaataacacaacCATCATGGCCGTTAAGTTGTTTCCTAATAATGGTTCTCCAGTCAGGGTAGGTGCCAGGTACTCTGAGCCTCtttcaagtttattttgaaaggatcaTAAAATGGAAACTGTGGTCgcgggtgagctcagctttactgccaGAACAGGCAATGAAGGACTTAAAGAAATCAACCCAGGGGACCAGATATGCTGCAGCCATCCACACCATCGATTATAAAGAAAATCTAGATGAGAACTCAGACATTAACCAGTTTCTGAGTCTTTAAGCAGTACAATAAGTGACTGTAAAACTGAAACCTAAACTATGGAGGCAGTGACCTGGTATAAATCTGCGGCTCACGGCGTCCTTCCTGCCAACAGCTCCTGTGTTTAGTTGGAGAGGCTTTCGACGACTACAGCGATGACGTGTGTGGAGCTGTGGTCAACATCCGCaacaaaggagataaaatagCCGTCTGGACGTCCGACTACGAGAACCGGGAGGCTGTGACACACATAGGGTGAGGCCGATTCTCAGTAAACATTCACGTGAAATACGTAGCAGACGTTTGCGCCCTTTTTACGCTGTCGTTCCCACGTCAACAGGAGAGTTTACAAGGAGCGGCTGGGGCTTCCTATGAAGATGACTATCGGCTACCAGTCCCACGCAGACACAGCTACCAAAAGCGGTTCAACCACCAAGAACAAATTTGTCGTTTGAGAAATGCCCTTTTGTGCctcttttcattttcctgtCTTATTTGTTGTTGGTGCATACGTTTACTTTGCTGCAAAGACTCTGCGAAATGCAATCTGGAGAAAGAAAACTGTTCTTCATGCCAAATTCCCCATAATCATCCCGGCTTGTAGAAAAACATGCTCAACAGATCACAAGTCATTGACACTAACAATGAGAGGTATCGATCGTGGATGATATTCAGTGTGCTTCACACTCTGCTAAATAATTTACTTTGAttcatggtttgttttgttttgaatggcagggaattaaaaatgcaaaaattgtATATTTCTCACCCATTTCTACACAGCATCATAGGTTTGCTGTGATAACATTAAAcacctttaatttattatattaatCTGCCTGCatattattagttttgtttgtgcttttttttttgccttgaactgtttcaacctttttaaagtatttcatGACTCATATTCATTTGAGTattaatataattaaaacaCTGGTTTTGCAATTATCATCGatgcatgtgtgttttattttcactctttaaaagtatattagtattattaaaaaatggacaCATCACCATTTtgagtaaaacattaaatgatgtGGAGGAGCCAACTCCAAACCCACCCATCCTTGAAATGTCAGTATTAaaggagtttttaaagaaaaggttaCTTTGGGGCAACATGACATCCCATTTCAGTTCATCGGAACcagaacagctttaaaaatgtcagtgcGGCGTGACAAATGTCATCACACTTTCCTGGGCTGGCCTCCTTGTTCGAGCAGACCCTCCTTCATGTGATGAAGCATTAAGTGAGTGGAGCCGTTTCATCTGCTACTTGTTGAAGTTGTGTCAGTAACCTTTAAAGGCCAGCTGATTTGTCACATAAGATCCGTCGGGAGGCGTGCGTGCACATGACAAATACAGTAATAAGGAGAATCTGGTTGAAAGTCATTAACGCTCCTCATCTTGTTGCCAAGATACAATCTGAGGAGAAAACCTTCATGGCTTTGTAAGAACTGCTCCGgtatgattaaaaacacactaaaGATTCTCAAAACTCCCCAAATACAAAATTGATTGAATCTTTAGAAGCACTCCCTGTCCTCGGATTCCCTATAAACACTTTTTAGGACCCAAAGAATCTAAATCTAGCAACTTGGTGGCAGAAACTCCAGGACAGATCCAATATGTTGTGTCCATGACTTCCTTTGGTGGCTGGAATGGAACTCAGAAGTTAGCctgtggtcataatgttatggctggtTGGTGTATGTTTAGAGCGCAATCTCAGAGATGATGTCACAACACAAGAAAGAAGCAGGGGCTAGTTTGGGAATAGGGCGTACCAAgaaattccttgaaggaatgcatatcgcctgccgcctttcatgccagagatttagaccAAGATCAAGATCTGATGATGAGAAACGATGAAGCTGGAATCGTTTTAGTCCAACCTCATAGATACGATATGTGCAAActctgaggatgactctcagctactaccagaccaaatttagtccaatatctgtaaaactgaccaagttttCTCCACTTCTATGtcagctgaggcagccatcttgaaatgagttgtctccaaaagtcagtgatttttaaaagtttttttttaaatccatccagtggttcataacattttttgctaacatgaacaaaaaacattatagcCCTTTCACCTTTGGAGGCAgccaataaatataaaaagttctGTCTTATCTTAATGTATGTGCACTAAAAATGaatcttttaattatttcattttgtccCACAATCCAAAAACATAATGCATCATGAAGGACCACATtgacaggttttatttgtgaatgATAATAAAGCTAAAGGTCCCGCTCTGTGCAGACAGATAACCACGGTCACTTTATTAAACAGGGCTACACGCCATCGTTGGCAGCAATGAATACAATCACTGAGGCAAATTGAATTGAGCAGAGTTTCCTCAGTCTCTAGAAAGCTTTAGCTGCTGCAGGGTCTTCTTATTTTCCAGTCGGAAGCATTCATCATAACCCCAAACGCTCAGTGTCAGACAGGTGCTGACATTTGTGACAGCTGGTCGTCGTCCAGCAAAGAAAAAGTCTTTTCCAGCAGCAAATATTGTCCACCCAGCtgagctgcttttagctgcagatGAAGTGGCTGCAGGTGGGTTCTAATTGCATCATGTTGTCAGTCATTTTACACTGGAGGGAGCTGCGACGCCACCTAACTTGAAACTGGCGTCTGGAACGCCAGTCGGCGGCACGTGGAAGGATCTGTTTCCATCCCTCAGCCGGCGCCCGTAAGGCTTTGATCTTAAAAGGCAGTGATTTAGGAGCTCAGCGTTGTGTGTGAATCAAACACATCACACTTCTGGTGTGTCTGGGTTATTTCCCATCGCTGGCTTTGAAGGTGGCAGCCTGCAATTCAGagggaaataaagaaataaatgaagttaGGCGAGAACACAAGCTGAagatgtgttgtgtttgtgcagaggTGAGGAGGGAATTGCAAAGAATCagcataaaacatcaaaaagcaactttttttttgggttgCTCTAACTAACAATGGAGTGAATGCACAGAGGTATAGATTACACATATAGAATCAAAGAAATGCTACTTAAGGCAAACGTTTCCACCAGCCGTCATCAAAGCAATCCTGCAGCTAAAGATCCAAGTCGTGGTCATTTGTTAAGCTGAATGCTTCATGAGTTTACCGTCCTGGAGCTGATCAGTTTGCCCCGGGACTTCGTTCTGtttggttcctttttttaaagcgtCATTGCAAACCTCTTTATAGACGATTAATGAAAAGACAGACTATTAATCTGCAACTACAGGGAGACTCTTTTGCTGTTCTTCAAACTGTTTATGTTTCACATCCGTCCAAACGGAGAATCCAGCACTCATTTATCAGAAATTGAAAGTTGTCTGACACCTATGGCACTGCTAGGATCCACTTCATGACAGCAggacataaaaagaaagaaagaaaaagatttcaCAACAGTAGCTTATTAATAAAACCAatgaaaaactgtcaaaaaaaagaatataaaatcTGTGTAAGGCAGTTTTTGGACAAAACCTTAAAACGGCAGCAGGGTTTCGTGTCAACAAGCAGTGATTTAGTCTAATCTGTGCAGAATATTCATGTTGTTTGTTCCGCAGGGAACGACAGGAATATACTTTGGTTAACTGCAGCTTCTTAGAGGCACATTGTTTAAGCTACTTTTCATCAAATAACTTTGACAACATCAGGCATTTCTTTCCACACTACAGATGTATTCATATGTTAAAGATGGGACATTGAAAACAGAaaggtgttttttattaattatacaACTGAGATGGGACATGAAACAGCacttttttacttaaatactcacctgttttactttaattattaaaaattaatagTACATTTACAAGTTTGATGAAGACTCTGTGCTCCAGCTGACTGATAAAGGACTAACGTTTGATAAATATCTGACAGAACAGCACTTCAAAGGagccagactatccctttaacctGTTGTGTTGTGCTCAGACTCCACTCCCAGCTCaagcacacatttaaaaatatatatatgtacgaTAAAGGGTCCTTTGAGACCCCATCGGAGAAAGAGCAGAGAACGGAGCGGGTTTTTAATTATCGATCCAGGTTCCCTGAACACCTGTTTGAGCCTGACAGTCATCTTAGAAGAAAAAGCATATTATCCCCATGTTAGCTCCCAACGCAGCTCAGGACTGATTATAACATTTATTGATCTCCCTGAAGACACATCTCACATTCAcacctgtttttttctccttactCTGCGATCTCAGAGGCAGCAGATAATGTCCTAAAATGTCATTACTGTAAGAGATCTGTgcatttaaagtgtttgttaggggggaaaaaaagacattaaatggttttagctttcagcttttaaccaTTCTGGAGACAGCAAAACCAGCTCAACTCTGAAACAACTGATATTTTTCATTGGAGCTGTAACAATGGACTTTGTCAatcagcaaaacctaaactggAACGCTCCCTGAAGTCACATTTTCATCTTGGAGAGATCCCACATGGCTGCCTTAagtataaaaaatgatttggagaaaaaaacagagcacATTGATAAACTTTAGTGGTACTTTTACCAAATAGCTGTAACATGTAGTGCTGTCAAATATCTGTTAATGTATATTGCTGTGTCATGC is a window of Kryptolebias marmoratus isolate JLee-2015 linkage group LG10, ASM164957v2, whole genome shotgun sequence DNA encoding:
- the eif4eb gene encoding eukaryotic translation initiation factor 4eb produces the protein MATAEPETNPSPTLRDEDQAVESVQESVQESVPESVQESGQESGQEIVSPEAYVKHPLQNRWSLWFFKNDRSKTWQANLRLISKFDTVEDFWALYNHIQLSSNLMSGCDYSLFKDGIEPMWEDERNKRGGRWLITLTKQQRKPDLDRFWLETLLCLVGEAFDDYSDDVCGAVVNIRNKGDKIAVWTSDYENREAVTHIGRVYKERLGLPMKMTIGYQSHADTATKSGSTTKNKFVV